The DNA window ATTGGTTCCCGTCGAACCCTTGGCGGCTCCGGCCTGGGCCGTCCATCGTCGCGGTACTCGACCGTGCCGACGACTTCAGCACCGCCACCTGCGAGCTCTGGCTCCCCGTCGAGCGCGCTCAATAGAGGAGGACCTGCCGGCCGTGGGATGTCGGCAGGTCTGCCGCCGTTGAGGGAGCGGGCAATCTCTCCGCACGGTCGCAGCACGCCCCGCAGGACTGCGGGCCTTCAGTCAAGAATCTGCTCGGCGCAGCGGTCATCTTCGGGTGCATCCGTGACAAGAATTGACCTTAACGGTTCACTTCCATTTTGGAAGTGTTAGCGCATGAGTCTTTTCATCACATGCCCCGTCGAGGACGTCGAACGTGCCACCGCCTTCTACACCGCTCTCGGCTGGACCCTCAACACCGAGATGTCCGATCACAACGTGTCGTGCTTCGCGTTAGCGGCAGAGCAGTACGTGATGCTCGGCAGCCGCGAGATGTACGCCAGCGTCGGCGCGACCGAGGAACTGGTCGGCGGACCAGACACCCCCTCTAAGGTGACGGTCTCGTTCGACCTCGCCAGCCGCGAGGCGGTCGACGAGCTTGTCGAGCGCGCAGCTGCGGCCGGAGGGCGGATCGGTGACACCGACGACTACCCCTTCATGTACCAGCGCCAGTTCGACGATCCCGACGGTTATCACTACTCGCCGTTCTGGCTGAAGGCTGATGCCGATCCGACCAGGTGAGCGACCTGGCCGCGGCCCTCGAGATCGTGGGCGCGAGGTGGGCGCTTCTGATCGTGGACCAGCTGTTGGAGGGGCCTCAACGTTACGGTGATCTACAGCGTGAGCTGGGGATGGGCACGAACATGCTCGCCACGCGCCTTCGCGAGCTCGAAGCCGCCGGCGTTCTCCGCCGTCTCCCACTGCGGCACAATACTCGCGCCTACGCACTCACCGACCGAGGGCGTGCACTCAGCGCGGCGATCACCGCCCTGCGGCAATGGGGCGCCGAAAAGACCTAACACCGCAACTACCGCGAAAGCACTCGCTACAAGGGATCCCGATCTGGGACACCGGAATGCCACCCTCGACGCTCGCCCGGAGAGCGGCGGGGGCCTCAGCCCCGGCAACAACTTCCTCGCCGCGATGCTCGGCTCCAGCAAGAACCGTGCACACCACTTCCTCACCGACGTCCTTCAAGAAGTGTATTTCTTCGATCCTCCAGGCGATCTCGGCGACCAGGTGACCGCTGCCGCGCTCAGCTGGTCGGGCGGGCTTGCACAGGTCGACGCGTCGCCCTGTACGCCCAGTCGGCGCAGAATGCGCACGCCAACTACTCGGGCACCCGGCACCACCAGCTCCTTTCGCGAATTCACCCGACGGCACCGTACGGCGTCGGTCGTCCCCATCGCCACGTGGAAAGCAACAGTCGAATCCGTCACCAGTACGAATCATCCGCAGTGGGGCTTCCAAGAGACGTACCAGGTGATCTCGGCGATGATGCTGACCCACGCTGTCGGCACGAGCGGTTTCTAACTGCTTCTGCTTCAGGGAGCTCAGGGTTTACTCGGTCGCGTTAGCTGACGGAACGTCCGGACGGGGCGGTCAAGTCGTGCGTGGCGGAGGCGATGAGATCAGTCAACCCGGACCGCGGTAACCCTTGGTCGCATGACATGACGATCACGATTGAGGATCGGCAAAGAAGTCGGACGGGGCAGGGGCCACGGAGTGCGACATACACGTCGAGGCTGGTTGATCCTGCGCGCCACCGGGTAGCAGGGCATCGACTTCAAAGCGCTGACACACCGGGTGACTCAGTCCTCCAGTAGATCCTTGAGTCCGCCGAGCATCTTGGTCCAGTTGCCTTCGGCGTGCTCGGCTGCTCCGACCGTGTCGTTGTTGTCCTGCTCGAGCGTCACCTCCGTTCCGTTTCCGGATGGCGTCAGCGTGTAAGTGAGAGTGTGATAGTTCTCGGGGACGTCCGGCAATCCAGAGAGCGGGCTGAAGTGCGTGTGCTGCAGGATGCGCGGAGGGTCTACCCGAAGGAGTTCCCCGTGGTCCTCATAGGTCTTCCCGTCATACTCGCCACGCCAGGTGATCGGACTACCGGGTCGCCAGTTTGTGGTCAATTCCGCGCCGAAGTAGAACTGCTTGACCTTGTCCGGATCGGTGAGCGCATCCCAGACTTGCTCAGGGCGGGCATCGATGACCACCGACACGGTAGCGATGTGGTTTCCCATAAATCTGGTCTACTCCCGGGCCGACATGGCCGCAACACGTGACGTCACCCGGCCGCACGTCCCGGTAGTCGCGGACGCAGCAAACGCGACAGGTGGTCTGTTTCTATTCCGCAAGCGAGCGCACTCGTCATCTGAATCCCGGACCAGGCTGCCCGAAAAACCCGTGATGATCACCCGTTGACTGGTCGCTTTACGAGACCATTGTCGACAACCTGTAGTCGCTCCCCATTCAGGGATCTTGTAGCGGATGCGTCCTCGCTCCGCGCCACCTGATGTCGTCCCGCGCTGCGTCGCAGCGGAGAGTACGGTGTCGACGTGACGAACGCGGCGGTGTGGTTCTCGGTCTCTGGCGACGGGGAGCCGCTGGTGGCTCTGCACCCAGGCGGCACCGATTCGCGGGCGATGGAGCCGCTGCTCGCCGAACTCGCCGACTACCGCCGGATACTGATTGACCGCCCCGGGCACGGCCGTTCCGCCGACTCGGCCGGGCCGTGGTGCTTCGAGGACATGGCCGACGTCATCGCCGGTGTCCTCGAAGAGCTGGGTGTCGACTCCGCCCACGTGGTCGGATGGAGTGACGGCGCAATCGTCGGCCTGCAGCTGGCGTTGCGACGGCCGGAACTGGTGCGCAGCCTCGTCTTCGGTGCGGGCGTGTTCCACCACGAGGGATGGCGGGACGGGGTATTGGGCGGTGAGCCGCCGGACTTCATGAGCGACGCCTACGCCGAGGTCTCCCCCGACGGCCGCGACCACTGGCGTGTGGTTGTGGCGAAGTCGGCTGCCCTGCACGCCGTCGCCCCGACAGTGAGCACCACGGACCTGGCGCACCTTGTCATGCCGGTACTGGTCGTGGCCGGTGATGACGACGAGGTGCGCATCGAGCACCTCATCGAAATGTTCGAGGCCCTACCCGACGGCGAACTCGCGATCCTCCCGCGCGCGACCCACGGAGCTCTCATCGAGAAGCCGGACCTGCTCGCGCGGCTGATCCGCGACCTGCACCATCCAGCCGGGAACGGGCTCGCACCGATCCGTCGAGAGTGACCGGTGCCCTGTCGTCAGGGAGCGCCCCAACTGGATCGCGCAACGACGCCAGGCGACTGCTAGCTCGCCTCCGTCGTCACCGGAAGGTCAACGGGTGTGTCCACATGGCTCGCGATGTTGACAACCGCGCCGGTGGGATCGCGGACGAAGAAGCGGCGGATACCCCAGGGCTCATCTCGGATATCCCGCACCATCTCGAGCCCGGACGCCAGCGCTTCCCGGTACGCCTCGTCGACGTCCTCCACCTCCAGCGAGACATCAACTCCGCGGACATCGGGGTCCACAGCCGTCGGGCTGTCCCACGCGACGATCAGCTGGGTGGTCGGAGTGCTCACCGACGCGAACATCAGCAGACCGTCTTGCTCCATAGCGACCCGGAACCCGAGGAACGACTCATAGAACACTCGCGCCGCCGCCGGGTCATGAGTATCGATCACCGGCATCGCACGACGAATCTTCATGGGTGCAGTCCTACCAAGCCACCGACCAATGCGACAGAGGATCCTCTTTATAGTTGTCGCGGTGGCTAGGTGCCCGCACCTTGCCATGTAGGCGAGTCGAAACCGCTCCTGGTATCCGGTGTAGACGAGAACGTGCCGCCCCGAACCTCAACCGGTGTTGCAACAGGGAGCCCGGCTGGGCCGTGGAACCCCTCATTTAGTGGCGTTCCCCACGGGTAACCGAACCCGTCTCGGCCAGCGCTGGCGAGGGTAACGAGGGCTCGCGGCCTGGCGGCCTGTGAGCGTCACGCGATCGCAGGCGTGCTTTCCGGCTCTGCCCGCTGACGGCTGAGGAGTGCGACGCAGATCACTATCGCGGCGGTCAGCGCGAGGCTCACCGCACCCGTACCCGCGCCGATGCCGCCGCGCTCCGGGCTGACCCCGACCCAGTCGGCGAAGGAAGCGCCGAGCGGGCGGGTGAGGACGTAGCCGGTCCAAAAAGTGGCGACGGCGTTGACGTGGACATACCTGTACACGATGGCGGGGATGCAGATAGCTGCGAGGAACAGGATGCCTGAGCCGAGGTAGCCGAGGCGCAGGACGTGCGCTGCCCAGTCGCCTGCTGCGGTGCCGAGAGCGAAGGTCGTCAGCACGGTGGCCCAGTAGAACATCTCACGACGGGGCGTGTTGATCGAGTGGATCGACAGGGTCCGCTCTGTGCGGTACCAGACGAGGAACAGTCCGACGAGAGCGATCGCGAAGCCCACGGTCGACGTCTCGTAAGGGACGGCGAATTGCACGTGCACGACGTCCGCGGCCATCGTTCCGAACACGCTGACCAGAACGACGGTGAGCCAGTACACCCATGGGACGTAGCGGCTGGTGCGAAATTGCAGCACGAGCGCTCCCGCGAGCAGGACGAACGCGATCGCGACACCGACCACGGGTTCTATGGTGGTCACGACGAAGTCGGAGGTCGTCTCGCCCATCCCGGTGGTGAGTATCTTCGTTATCCAGAACAACGCCGTGATCTGCGGGACCTTGCTGCGCGTCGCAGAGCGATGTTCCTGGTCACTCATGGTCCGCCTCAGTGGCAGCTTCCCGGCCGCGGTCGTTCTTGTCAGCTCGGCGTTCTCGGATCACGGTGATCGCGATCGGGATGAGCGAGACAACAACGATCCCCACGGCGATGATGTCGACATTGTCGGCGATCGCCGGGATCCTTCCGAGATAGAACCCTGCGGCGCTGAGCAGCAGCGACCACGCTGCGCCGCCGACGGCGTTCCAGAGCAGAAATCGGCGGTAGGGCATGCTCGACATGCCCACAACCGGGGGGACGAAGGTGCGGATCACCGGCACGAATCGCGCGAGCACCAGAGATTGCGCCCCATACATCGCGAAGAACGCGTCGGCTCGTTCGAGGTAGCGGGCCTTGAAGACACGCGCGCCCGGAGTGAACAGTCGTTTCCCGAAGCGGCGGCCGATAGCGTATCCGACCGAATCGCCGACGATCGCGGCGACGGCGACACCTGTGATGAGCAGCGGAAGAGGGAGACCCAGCGCGCCGGACAAGAGTGCGGCGGTGAAGATCAGCGAGTCGCCCGGCAGGAAAGGGAAGAGCAATCCTGTCTCGATGAAGATGATGCCCATGACCACGGGGAGAACCCACGGGCCGGATCCCTGGAGGAGGCCGGTGGGGTCAAGCAGACCCCCGGAATGCAACAGCACGAATGTCCTTTCAGGAGGAGCAGCCAGTTGGGTGTCCGAACGGCCACGAAGCGCTGCGGTGACGCATCCCTGCGGGACGTGCCGATGGGATCGGACAGGGAGCGACTTTGCGCTGCGATGCGGATGTCGGAAGGTTGACGGTGCAGCTGACGGCCGTGCGGGTGCCGCAGCGCGTCAGCTGGATCCGACGAGTCAGGGGGTGACGTCGTCGGCGGTCTCGCCGTCGCTGGTGCCGTCTTCGATTGATTGGTCGTCGGCGGTCTCCGCGTCGGTGTCGGCTACCTGCTGGTCATCGGCAGTTTCCTGGTCGGTGTCCGCAGCTCCCGTATTGTCCGGATGCTCCGAGTCCGAGTCCACGGTGGAGACGCTGAGGGAGGTGGTGGGCGGGGTCGGCGGGGTCGGCGGGGCAGCCTGAGCCGGCAGTGCCAGAGCAGCGACTCCGACGGCGGTCAGCAGCACGGCCGTGGCGCCCACGCCGGAGGCGACCATGAACGTCCTTGTCGAACGCATCGGGTTTCCTTTCGTAAGCGGTTGTTACCCCGAAGGATCCCTGTCGCGTTGTAAGAAATCACCCAGAATCAGCGGCCGAGGCGTGAGGTAGGCGGACGCCTGTTTCTTTGCGGGTTCTTAGCGCGCTCTGTGGAGAGTGGACGGGTGCGCACCCTGAAGTCTCCCCTCGCCGGATGGTCCGCTGTGGCCGCGACCGAAACCGTCCTCATCATCGTGATGGGGCTCATGGTCTCTCGGTCGCCGGGATGGACCGCGTTCGAATCCCAAGTCGTCGTCGCCGTCAATGCCACCCATGGGTGGCCCCTGGATGCGCTCGCGTCAGGGGTTAATGTGCTGTTCGGCCCCGTGGCTGCGGGCGTCATCGCCGTGATGGTCGTGATCGGAGCGGCTCTCCTGGCCCGATCGCGGAAGACCGGCATGCGGGTTGCGGTGATGATCGGGGTGCCGTGGGCGTTGGCGGACGTGATCAAGGCCATCGTGCACCGCGCCCGACCCGACGCGGGATTGCTGACACACCCGATCGTGGTCGACCCGACGACTTTCAGTTACCCCAGCGGTCACACGGCTTTCGCGGCGGCATTGATGACGACGATGGCGTTGCTCGTCGCGGGTGCTGCGCGGACCTGGGTCACGGTGGGCGGGGCGATCATCGTCGTCATCACCGGCTGGTCGCGCATATACCTGGGCGTGCACTTCCCCACCGATATGCTCGCCTCGCTCCTGCTCGTGCCGATCGCCGTGGTCGCCTTCCACGAGATCACCGGCGAATTCTCCATGTTCACCGCGGTGAACAATCCCATCACGATGAGCCGGCGGGGCAGCCCTGGCGGGGAGCCTCTCGATGCCCGAGCCCGCAGCGACGACAATCGGGGAAGAGGTGCATGATGACCGAGCTCAGACCACGGCTTCTGCTGGTGGAGGATGACCCGCAGCTGGGTCCGATCATGGCGCGGGTGCTGGACGAGGTCTACGAGGTCACACTGATCGACGACGGCCGGGAGGGGCTGAACGCAGCCCAGAACGACCCCTTCGACGTGATGGTGGTGGATCGACGACTGCCATCCATGGACGGCATCTCGATCGTGGAATCCCTCCGCGCGTCCGGAGAGGCCACGCCGATGCTCATCCTCACCGCTCTGGGCACCGTCCAGGACAAGGTCCGCGGGCTGGACGCCGGCGCGAACGACTATCTTGTGAAACCGTTCGAGTTCGATGAGCTGTTTGCCCGGCTTCGCGCGATCCGCCGTGTGGGGACAGGGGAGGGGCCATTCGTCCGCATCGGCGGGTGGGAGTTCTACCCGGATTCACGAGCGGTCTATTCCCCCTACGACGGGCGCTTGATCCTGACTGAGCGGGAGAGCGACATGCTGAAACTGTTCGCCGTGAGCCCGCAGAGGACGTTCAGTCGCGCGGAAATCCTCCGCGCCGTGTTCTCCGCCGACGACACGCCGGGCACCGTCGACACATACGTCCATTACCTCCGCCGCAAGACCGATCCCAACATCGTCACGACAGTCCGAGGGCGCGGATACCGGCTGGGGATGCTGTGACGGTCCGGCGAACCCCCGCGGACCCGGACGCTCTGCTCGTCCGAAATGCCGCACGCAGGGTAGGTCTCACCATCACCCTCGGCGTATCGGTTCTGGTCGTGATCGTCCTTCTGGCCGCCCTGTCGGTCGTGTTCACCCAGATACCCCCGGGCGACCTGTTCAGCCCCGGAACAAACGAAACAGTCGTCGATATCGACGGCGTCGACATCCTCGTGTGGGGTGCGGTCATCGGGCTCGCGGCGGTGCTGCTCGCCGGGACGCTGAGCGTGTTCGTCACTCGGCGGGCCGTGGCCCCGCTGGTGGACGCACTGCGCCGACAGCGTCGGTTCGTCGCCGACGCCTCGCACGAACTCCGCACCCCCCTGGCCATCGTGGACGCGCGGATCCAGGTCCTGGACCGTGAACTGCCCTCCGACCACCCTCAACACGACCTCGTCGCTGACCTTCGCAACGACTCACGAGCCCTGAACGCCGTCGTCTCGGACCTGCTGGATTCCATCGATATCTCGCCCGACGGGCCCGTCCGTCCCCTCCCGGTAGCCCCTGCCATCTCGTCCGCGGTCGCCGCGATGCGGGCCTTGGCGCGTGATCGTGATGTGACCATCGCGCCACTGGCGGTAGCGGAGGATCTTGCCGTGGCCGTTCCAGAGAGCAGCCTGCACCGCTGCCTCCTCTC is part of the Microbacterium lemovicicum genome and encodes:
- a CDS encoding VOC family protein; translated protein: MSLFITCPVEDVERATAFYTALGWTLNTEMSDHNVSCFALAAEQYVMLGSREMYASVGATEELVGGPDTPSKVTVSFDLASREAVDELVERAAAAGGRIGDTDDYPFMYQRQFDDPDGYHYSPFWLKADADPTR
- a CDS encoding winged helix-turn-helix transcriptional regulator; protein product: MSDLAAALEIVGARWALLIVDQLLEGPQRYGDLQRELGMGTNMLATRLRELEAAGVLRRLPLRHNTRAYALTDRGRALSAAITALRQWGAEKT
- a CDS encoding SRPBCC domain-containing protein translates to MGNHIATVSVVIDARPEQVWDALTDPDKVKQFYFGAELTTNWRPGSPITWRGEYDGKTYEDHGELLRVDPPRILQHTHFSPLSGLPDVPENYHTLTYTLTPSGNGTEVTLEQDNNDTVGAAEHAEGNWTKMLGGLKDLLED
- a CDS encoding alpha/beta fold hydrolase; translated protein: MTNAAVWFSVSGDGEPLVALHPGGTDSRAMEPLLAELADYRRILIDRPGHGRSADSAGPWCFEDMADVIAGVLEELGVDSAHVVGWSDGAIVGLQLALRRPELVRSLVFGAGVFHHEGWRDGVLGGEPPDFMSDAYAEVSPDGRDHWRVVVAKSAALHAVAPTVSTTDLAHLVMPVLVVAGDDDEVRIEHLIEMFEALPDGELAILPRATHGALIEKPDLLARLIRDLHHPAGNGLAPIRRE
- a CDS encoding VOC family protein gives rise to the protein MKIRRAMPVIDTHDPAAARVFYESFLGFRVAMEQDGLLMFASVSTPTTQLIVAWDSPTAVDPDVRGVDVSLEVEDVDEAYREALASGLEMVRDIRDEPWGIRRFFVRDPTGAVVNIASHVDTPVDLPVTTEAS
- a CDS encoding VTT domain-containing protein, which translates into the protein MGIIFIETGLLFPFLPGDSLIFTAALLSGALGLPLPLLITGVAVAAIVGDSVGYAIGRRFGKRLFTPGARVFKARYLERADAFFAMYGAQSLVLARFVPVIRTFVPPVVGMSSMPYRRFLLWNAVGGAAWSLLLSAAGFYLGRIPAIADNVDIIAVGIVVVSLIPIAITVIRERRADKNDRGREAATEADHE
- a CDS encoding phosphatase PAP2 family protein; protein product: MRTLKSPLAGWSAVAATETVLIIVMGLMVSRSPGWTAFESQVVVAVNATHGWPLDALASGVNVLFGPVAAGVIAVMVVIGAALLARSRKTGMRVAVMIGVPWALADVIKAIVHRARPDAGLLTHPIVVDPTTFSYPSGHTAFAAALMTTMALLVAGAARTWVTVGGAIIVVITGWSRIYLGVHFPTDMLASLLLVPIAVVAFHEITGEFSMFTAVNNPITMSRRGSPGGEPLDARARSDDNRGRGA
- a CDS encoding response regulator transcription factor; this encodes MTELRPRLLLVEDDPQLGPIMARVLDEVYEVTLIDDGREGLNAAQNDPFDVMVVDRRLPSMDGISIVESLRASGEATPMLILTALGTVQDKVRGLDAGANDYLVKPFEFDELFARLRAIRRVGTGEGPFVRIGGWEFYPDSRAVYSPYDGRLILTERESDMLKLFAVSPQRTFSRAEILRAVFSADDTPGTVDTYVHYLRRKTDPNIVTTVRGRGYRLGML
- a CDS encoding sensor histidine kinase — encoded protein: MIVLLAALSVVFTQIPPGDLFSPGTNETVVDIDGVDILVWGAVIGLAAVLLAGTLSVFVTRRAVAPLVDALRRQRRFVADASHELRTPLAIVDARIQVLDRELPSDHPQHDLVADLRNDSRALNAVVSDLLDSIDISPDGPVRPLPVAPAISSAVAAMRALARDRDVTIAPLAVAEDLAVAVPESSLHRCLLSLLDNAVKHSPAGRTVGVTAFAERGAVMISVADQGNGIQGISADRIFDRFARSANAIDGGGSARTGFGIGLSLVQDTVHRYGGTAFVTTTSIEGTTITLRFPRATLI